The following coding sequences lie in one Asterias amurensis chromosome 18, ASM3211899v1 genomic window:
- the LOC139950330 gene encoding retinal rod rhodopsin-sensitive cGMP 3',5'-cyclic phosphodiesterase subunit delta-like — protein sequence MPNRADDIMKGFKLNWMNLRDAESGKILWQGSEDLSQPETEHEARVPKKILKCKAVSREINFSSLEKMEKFRLEQRVLFKGKCLEEWYFDFGFVIPNSTNTWQSLIEAAPENQMMPANVLSGSVVIETKFFDDDLLVSTSKARLYYV from the exons AAATTGGATGAATTTACGAGATGCAGAGTCAGGGAAGATACTGTGGCAGGGAAGCGAAGATTT ATCACAACCCGAGACGGAACACGAAGCCCGGGTACCAAAGAAAATACTCAAATGCAAAGCCGTGTCGCGGGAAATCAATTTCTCCTCGCTGGAAAAGATGGAGAAGTTTAGGCTAGAACAGCGAGTCCTCTTCAAAGGAAAATGTCTGGAAG AATGGTACTTTGACTTTGGCTTTGTAATACCCAACTCAACCAACACATGGCAGTCTCTGATAGAAGCAGCTCCTGAAAACCAAATGATGCCTGCAAATGTACTCAG TGGGAGTGTTGTCATAGAAACCAAATTCTTCGATGACGACCTTCTTGTAAGTACATCCAAAGCCCGCCTCTACTACGTCTGA